In the genome of Streptomyces lydicus, the window GCGACCGGCGCGAGCTACTTCGACACCGCACCGCACTACGGCGTGGGCCTGTCCGAGGAACGCCTCGGCCGGGCGCTGCGCGGCCGCGACCGCGCCGCCTACACCCTCTCCACCAAGGTCGGCCGCCGGCTGCGACCGCTCGCGCCGGGGGAGCGGGCGGCCGGCGAGGGCTTTGTGGACACCCCCGCCCGGGCCCGGGTACGGGACCTGACCCGCGACGGCATCCGCGCCACGCTGGACGCGTCCCTGCAGCGGCTCGGCGTGGACGCCGTCGACATCGTCTACCTCCACGACGTCGAGGACCACCTGCGCGAGGTGTACGAGACCGGCTTCCCGGCCCTTGCCGAGCTGCGCGCCGAGGGCAGGGTGCGCGCCATCGGCTTCGGCATGAACCACAGCGGGCTGCTGGCCCGCCTGGTCGCCGACCTGGACGTGGACGTGGTGCTCTGCGCCGGCCGCTGGACCCTGCTGGAGCGCACCGCCTTCGACGATCTGCTGCCGGAGTGCGAGCGCCGCGGCACCTCGGTGGTCGTCGGCGGCGTCTACAACTCCGGTCTGCTGGCGAACCCGTCGCCCGGCGCGCCCTACAACTACGCTCCCGCGCCGCCGGTGCTCCTCGACCGGGCACGTCAACTCGACGCCGTCTGCGCACAGTTCGGTATTCCCCTCAAGGCCGCCGCGCTCCGGTTCCCCTTCGGGCACCGTGCCGTCGCCTCCGCGGTCGTCGGTGCCGCCGGTCCCGAGGAGATGGCCGAGAATGCCGCGCTGTTCACCCGTCACATCCCGGACGAGCTGTGGCATACGCTCGTCGCCCGCGGCCTGCTCGACCCCGATCTGCCGCTGCCCCTGCACGACTGAGCCCTACGCCGATGCCGATGCCGACGCCGACGCCGGCGACGCCGGGCCCGTCGACGACCCCGAGTCCGACGGCCCCGAGTCCGCCGCACCCGACCCCTGGAGCGCGCCCCTGATGCGTATCGACGCCCATCACCACCTGTGGGATCCGGCCCGGCGCGCGCAGCCGTGGATGGACGGGCCGTGGGCCGACCCGATCCGCCGCGGCTATGCGCTGAGCGACCTCACCCCGCATCTGGCCGCGCACGGCCTCGACGGCACGATCCTCGTCCAGTCGTCGTCCTCGTACGAGGAGACCGCCGAACTGCTCACCCTGACGGCAGGGGAGGGGCCGGTCACCGGTGTCGTCGGCTGGGCCGACCTCCGCGATCCGGCGCTCGCCCGGGCCCTCGCGGCGCTGCCCGCCGGCCTGGTGGGCATCCGGCACCAGGTGCAGGACGAACCGGACCCCGAGTGGCTGCTCCGCCCGGACGTGCTCCGGGGCCTGGGCACCGTGGCCGACGCCGGGCTGGTCTACGACCTGCTGGTCACCCCGCGCGAACTGCCCGCCGCACACGCCGCCGTACGCGCCCTTCCCCAGCTGGCCTTCGTGCTGGAC includes:
- a CDS encoding aldo/keto reductase translates to MGRTGVTVPRLGLGCAPLGNLYRAIPDEQAQRVVHTALATGASYFDTAPHYGVGLSEERLGRALRGRDRAAYTLSTKVGRRLRPLAPGERAAGEGFVDTPARARVRDLTRDGIRATLDASLQRLGVDAVDIVYLHDVEDHLREVYETGFPALAELRAEGRVRAIGFGMNHSGLLARLVADLDVDVVLCAGRWTLLERTAFDDLLPECERRGTSVVVGGVYNSGLLANPSPGAPYNYAPAPPVLLDRARQLDAVCAQFGIPLKAAALRFPFGHRAVASAVVGAAGPEEMAENAALFTRHIPDELWHTLVARGLLDPDLPLPLHD
- a CDS encoding amidohydrolase family protein — encoded protein: MRIDAHHHLWDPARRAQPWMDGPWADPIRRGYALSDLTPHLAAHGLDGTILVQSSSSYEETAELLTLTAGEGPVTGVVGWADLRDPALARALAALPAGLVGIRHQVQDEPDPEWLLRPDVLRGLGTVADAGLVYDLLVTPRELPAAHAAVRALPQLAFVLDHAAKPAVATGEWQPWADALTALAGLPNVSCKLSGLVTEADWDAWRPQQILPYARHVLEAFGPGRVMFGSDWPVCTLAAGYEDVVALAESATARLGPAERSDVFGGTAGRVYGVGAPAGQREPGR